One stretch of Penaeus chinensis breed Huanghai No. 1 chromosome 27, ASM1920278v2, whole genome shotgun sequence DNA includes these proteins:
- the LOC125039617 gene encoding zinc finger protein 184-like, whose translation MSHLFYDRRTAMEEQKPLISSKIAMGKNSDIHTHRTDSDKCQPHDTYEGQCQPSHGLVLKREKDEVEYKETPECSESNLLTIQRVVKMKTEFSGVNVEERSVEDIINCNKTISIISLSCVKIKEGNLDGLNLKTEGIIGKNGNAGYDKDQLLGGQNSLSLHNSFHCREAFVIPLSCKNHAITCADIKPFRCKECRKKFKSMYSLRKHARNHTSEKCRECGRGFLSKRQLAKHASLCVKPYQCKECSEKFCYVGNLLAHMKYHGAENPYRVEKLITDSEESIKVRRARKIISKQVFGCSECPRTFQRKSNLHFHKLTHTGIKPHECQDCFRKFNRKIDLSNHKRWCEKPIMCKVCRQMFIYIGNLIKHMKIHEKEFVEKGNTGMQQSLCVQ comes from the exons ATGTCGCATTTGTTTTACG ATAGGAGAACAGCAATGGAAGAACAGAAGCCTCTCATCAGTAGCAAGATAGCCATGGGGAAGAACTCGGACATCCATACTCATCGCACAGACAGTGACAAGTGCCAACCTCATGACACATATGAGGGCCAGTGCCAACCTTCTCATGGTTTAGtattaaagagggagaaagatgaagtaGAATACAAGGAAACCCCAGAATGCAGTGAGAGCAATTTACTTACTATACAAAGAGTCGTTAAGATGAAGACAGAGTTTAGTGGAGTCAATGTTGAAGAGAGGTCTGTTGAAGATATCATAAACTGTAACAaaaccattagtattattagtctGTCCTGTGTGAAGATCAAAGAAGGAAATTTAGATGGTCTTAATTTGAAGACTGAAGGTATCATTGGGAAGAATGGTAACGCTGGTTATGACAAAGATCAACTGCTTGGAGGTCAGAATAGCCTTAGTCTGCATAATTCATTTCACTGTAGGGAAGCTTTTGTTATTCCATTAAGCTGCAAAAATCATGCCATTACATGTGCTGATATCAAACCATTTAGGTGTAAGGAATGCAGGAAAAAGTTCAAGAGTATGTACAGTTTGAGAAAACATGCAAGGAATCATACATCAGAGAAGTGCAGGGAATGTGGTAGAGGATTTCTTAGCAAGAGACAGTTAGCAAAGCATGCCAGCTTGTGCGTAAAACCATACCAGTGTAAGGAGTGCAGTGAGAAATTTTGCTATGTTGGGAATCTTTTGGCCCACATGAAATATCATGGGGCTGAAAACCCATATCGAGTGGAAAAACTAATAACCGACTCTGAAGAATCCATTAAAGTGAGAAGGGCTAGAAAAATAATAAGCAAACAAGTATTTGGCTGCTCTGAATGTCCAAGAACTTTTCAGCGAAAGTCAAACCTTCATTTTCACAAGCTGACTCACACTGGTATTAAACCACATGAATGCCAAGACTGTTTTAGGAAATTTAATAGGAAAATCGATCTTTCAAACCATAAGAGATGGTGTGAAAAACCCATCATGTGTAAAGTATGTAggcaaatgtttatatacataggaaACTTAATAAAACACATGAAGATTCATGAAAAAGAGTTTGTGGAAAAAGGAAACACTGGAATGCAACAGTCCCTTTGTGTCCAGTGA
- the LOC125039569 gene encoding ribonuclease P protein subunit p14-like, with translation MKQLEPKYWYLRVHMDYEREYLPFPLTAELVKVVIVGAIDIMFGELSSCLPLDVLKFNEKTGIVILRVPKDNYSKVRAALTVCPSMRVGRVDVPVIYTTQQASSCLLSLAGPERSII, from the exons ATGAAACAACTGGAGCCTAAATATTGGTACTTAAGAGTGCACAT GGATTACGAGAGGGAATACCTGCCTTTTCCATTAACGGCAGAACTTGTCAAAGTAGTCATTGTTGGCGCAATAGATATTATGTTTGGTGAG CTGTCTTCCTGTTTACCGCTCGATGTCCTGAAGTTTAATGAGAAGACTGGAATAGTGATCCTCAGAGTTCCAAAGGACAATTATTCCAAGGTTCGGGCTGCACTAACAGTGTGCCCGTCCATGAGAGTTGGCAGGGTCGATGTCCCTGTTATTTATACCACGCAACAAGcctcctcctgtctcctgtcCTTAGCTGGGCCGGAGCGGAGTATTATATGA